The sequence below is a genomic window from Synechococcus sp. PCC 7335.
TCAAAAAGCAAAAAGTGAGTGGGACACAACAATGTCTCACTCACCTTTACAATAGATTTAAAGCGAAATCGGCTAAAAATAGACTACAGCCAAACTGCAAAAACGGAACTATCGAAGATCAGTTTTACTAGTCTGCTAATCAACGTTAACCGGCTCTGGCGAAGAGAAAGTTTGTAGCACAGCCCAGAAAAGCTTGACACTAAGTCCAACTAAACAAACAACAATCCCAAGTGTCAACATAACGCTGGGAACGTGAAGAACAGTCAGTGCGAGCACTACAAGAGCTAAACAAAGGATAGTTATATTCATAGTAAGGCTCCTTCGATCTCTTCGAGAGACTACGCCTCCATCGTAACAATCGTACTAAGTTCTGTGGAGCGCACAGTTTGAACCTTAGTAAGGCTTAATATCTTTGAACTAACTCAAAGTGACAGATATAGTGACAGCCACAAAGATGAAACTGACTATGAGTGAAACCGGGAGCGAAACTGGCTGTCTAGCTAACATTTACTTCAAATCCTTTTCCCCTGGTACCTTCACTCTTGGCTGGAACATCTGTGCTGACCTCTAACTGGGCTACGTTCGGGATGCCTACACTCGCTTTCAAAGTAACCCTCTCAGTATTGATATCTTTCTCCCTAACTTGATCACCCGCAATTTGCAGGACGTCTAAAGCCTGATCGACTGCTGTTTTAATTGCCTCTTCTGTCGCTTTCTCTGCTGCTTCCTTGGGTTGACCCTCAGTCAGACTAGATACTTGACTCACAACTTCGTTCCCTGCTTTTTCAACCGCGCGAGTCACCTGATTAAGGACCTCTTCGCCTTTTTTGATGATATCGTTTTGGCTCATAGATTCGATCCACAAAGGGACAGTAGATAATTCAAGCGCAACGCTTGTTGCCTTATTCTCTTCGATGTTAAAGGGAGCAGCATCTGTCTTGAGATATCTATTGCCTTGAAAGCTCAACTCGGGTTGAAGGTTCGCAGTTCGTTGTAGAGCGGCAGTTCGTTGTAGAGCGATAGCTTCTCTATCAGCAGATCTTTGAGTATCTTCTAGTTCTATATGTCTTCGTTCTATATGTCTTCGGGCTGCATTCCAGAAACGACAGGCGCAGTGTTGCTAAGTTTAAGATCAGGGTGATCGCTTTCTACCTGGCGACAGTTCCATTCATTCTTGAAGAGTAAAACGGGCCGCCCATAGCTATCTTTAACCGTTGCAGTATTAAATATACGCCCGGCTTTCTCTAGGGCGGGCCAGCCGCCTGTTACCCACCTAGCAACACTGTAGCCAATCGGCTCTAACCTTGTTTCTACGTTGTACTCGTTTTTGAGCCGAAACTGTACGACTTCAAACTGCAATTGTCCAACAGCAGCTAAGATCGGATCACGCCGAGACTCGTCAGCAGAATACATAATCTGGACTGCGCCTTCTTCTCTCAGCTCAGAGACGCCTTTACGAAACTGTTTGAACTTAGAGGGATTCGGATTCTTGAGATAGGCAAACATTTCTGGAGAGAAGAAGGGAATGCCTTCATATTCGAGCGGCTCACCTTGATAGATGGTATCGCCAATTGCAAAGACTCCAGGATTGTTTAAGCCAATGACGTCGCCTGGATAGGCAGTTTCTAAAGATTCTCTCCCTTGTCCAAACAGTTTTTGCGGATGCGAGAGACGAACATTTTTACCCGTGCGGGCGTGATTCACGACCATGTCTTTTTCGAACTTACCAGAGCAGACGCGGATAAAGGCGACGCGATCGCGGTGCCGAGGGTCCATATTTGCCTGCAGCTTGAAGATAAAGCCTGAAAACTCTTCTTTGGTCGGCGGGACTGGGCCAATCGTACTTTCATGTACACCTGGCTCTAGCGCATAGTCTAGGAAGGCTTCTAAAAATAGCTCTACGCCAAAGTTAGTCATAGCGCTACCAAAGAACACAGGCGTCATTTGCCCCGCGTGAACCATCTCCAAATCTAGCTTCGGACCAATCTCATCTAGCATCTCTAGCTCTTCTGAAAACTGCTCAAACAGCTCGTCACCAACTAGCGCCTTGATCTTTGGATTCCCCCAATCGAGCACTAACTCTTTTGCTTCTTTACTGCCATGGGCGGTGCGTTCAAACAGATGCACTTGCTTCTTGCGGCGGTCAAAGACACCTTTGAACTGGTCGCCCATACCGATTGGCCAGTTCACCGCATAGGTAGTCAGTCCTAGCTCCTGTTCAATTTCGTCTAATAGCTCAAGTGGCTCACGTCCTGGCCGATCTAGCTTATTGAAGAAGGTAAAAATCGGCATATCGCGCATTCGACACACCTCAAACAGCTTACGTGTCTGTGGCTCCAAGCCTTTCGCCGCATCTTCTAGCATTACGGCATTATCAGCCGCCGCTAGAGTGCGATAGGTATCTTCACTAAAGTCTTGGTGCCCTGGGGTATCTAGTAGATTGATCCAGTAGTCGTCATAGCTAAACTGCAATACGGTCGAGGTGATCGAGATCCCTCGCTGCTGCTCTAATGCCATCCAGTCAGAAACCGCATGCCGCTGAGCGCGCCTAGCTTTGACCGAGCCCGCCTCGTGAATGGCTCCACCATAGAGCAGCAGCTTCTCGGTCAGGGTCGTTTTGCCGGCGTCTGGGTGAGAAATGATGGCAAAGTTACGGCGCTGCTCGACGGCTTCAGCAATTTCGCTTTTAGAAACTAAGGTGGAAGTCATAAGTTGATCAATCGATAGCGGTTGAGACTGCGTAAGTCTAGGTGGCTTCTGTGCTGGTGCCTTTTCCCCGCGTCTTTTGCAGTCGTACTAACAAGCAGAACGTCAGGCAAGCGGCGCTAGGCATCAATTGTAGTCTTTCCCTGCGCTGGTATGTATCTTTGCGTGTGAGCCAAGGCCGATATCAGCCTCCAGCACGTTCCTTCAATCGAAAATCTCAGAAGCTATAGCTTTGTTAAGTTCTATTGGAATGTAGATCTACAGGTGCATTTAGTGGCGTTTGATACTTCTTGGTTGAAAGTATTGCTGTAGGCATCTTTGCCCATCAGATAGGATGCGTGATCGCCATGCAATATCTTCTTCAGCTCAACAAACAAGTAGGTTTCTGGAGTTTTAAACAATGTCCTTAGTGAAAAAGTGCATGGCTGAGGCCGTAGGCACGTTTTGGTTAGTCTTAGGGGGCTGCGGTAGTGCCGTATTAGCAGCTACTTTTGTCGGCGGAGAGATTGCCCCGAATGTTGCATTCCCACTGGGTCTTGGCTTTGTTGGCGTCTCCCTAGCGTTTGGTTTAACGGTTTTGACAATGGCCTATGCCATCGGCCACATCTCTGGGTGCCATCTAAACCCAGCCGTGTCTTTTGGATTATGGGCGGGCGGACGATTTCCGAGTAGTGAGCTGTTGCCCTACATCATTTCTCAAGTGATCGGCGCAATAGTCGGCGCTGGTATGGTCTATCTGATTGCTTCTGGTCAACCTGACTTTGGCGGTGGTAGCTTAGCTGCAAATGGCTATGGTGAACTATCCCCAGGCAGCTTCAGTCTATTCTCTTGCTTTCTGACTGAAGTTGTGATGACCTTCATGTTTTTGATCGTAATTTTGGGTTCAACAGACGGTCGTGCCCCTAAAGGATTTGCGCCAATTTCTATCGGTCTAGCGCTTACCCTTATCCACCTGATCAGCATTCCGGTCACTAATACATCTGTAAATCCAGCGCGAAGCCTTGGCCCTGCCTTATTTTCTGGAGCAGAGTATCTAGCTCAAGTATGGCTGTTTTGGGTTGCGCCTATCTTAGGAGCGCTGCTAGCAGGCTGGTTTTACAACGGCGTACTGGCTGCTGGCTACGAGCCTGATATTACTGGAGGAGTGCCTTCTGAGCAGCCAGTTGTGACGACTAGCAGACCCCGGCAGTAAGTCTGATAGCTTGGACAAGCAAAATTAGCGCTGACTAATTAGTCCTAACTAAAGAGAGCAACACTTTTTATAAGGAGGTGCTCTCTTTTTTTGTCTTACTTGCGTTAGCTCGACTGATATTACACCTTATGAACGATTTTTTCTTTGGACAAAGCTATGCCCGTCTATAGTTCATTGAGGCGATCACTAACAGCGTTTTGAGAAGGTTTAGTCGCTGAGCTGAACTTATCTACCAGGTTGAAAAAGAGATAGGGAGCGGCTAGAACGATCGCTAGTCCGGCAAGGTAGACGACAGCTTCTAAGGCGGAGGGCAGTTGAATGACATCGGTGATGGTTGTGTAGGCCAGCATAGTTTAGATGAGTGGTAGTTGGATTGGGTTAAACGCGCATGCGTTTTCGTATACGCGACAAAGTTCTAGTGTTTGTGATAGCACGACTTTCTGTAGCGATCGCACTTCTCGTATCGATTCTTAAGCTACAGAGCTAGCGATTGATCTGAACTGGGCTACTGAAACTGAGCTATTGCTCTTTGATAACTTTAATGACTACAGAAGGCTACGAAGATGTAGAGAAACCTTTTGTTCTAAACAGACAGAAGTGCTAACTCAATAGACCCATCTGTTCAATTAGCAAGCTCGATCATTGCTTACTTATCAGTGCGAACTTCACTCGCTTTAGAGAAACTTCAGTAATCTTTTCAACAGCAGAAACGCCACGTATCCCAAAGGCTGCCGATAACAAGCAGGCCATGACTCCAATTGCCAAACGATGAACCACTAGCCAGCACCGATTTTGGCGATAGGATTTATTCTGACTACAAACCTACATTGTGGCCTATCATCATATTGTTGCACTCATATTAAGTTGCCGAAGGTGTAAATGTGATTAGGAGCTTGTGATACCTAAATAGATTTCTCGATACCCATATTTGACCAAATCTCTATCGCTAGCAGCAATGCATCCGCATCTTGGTTTTGCTCAATTTCTTCGGCGCGGGTCTCTAGCAGATGTTCTAGTAAGCGCAAGACGAAACGACGCTGCTCGACTGAGAATGACTGCCAACGACGATTTCTATAACCTTCGTAGGTCAGATGAAATAGAAACTGGTCGAGGTAGTAGCTATCTGCCCGGCCTTCTATCGCTAGTCTGACTAAGCTGGGAAAGTAGTAGTGAAAGCCAGCATCGGTCACAAAACAAATTGCATCCCAGCCAGGAGGAAGGTCTTCGTGCGTTAGGCTCTCGCGGTCTCGGCTTTGAAGCAGCGCATCATGCTCAGCGCATTCACAGCAGTGCTGATAGTTGGTGAAGTGCTTTGGGCGAGCAGTAGCACTGAACAGATCGTGAGCAATAGCGATGTAGTCCATTGTCAAGAACAGAGTGGCTAGCCGGGATAAATGTGTCAGCGTGACGCACAGGCTCGTCGCAATATAAGGAAGTGAAAGCCTACTGTGGCTCGTTTAGCCGTGCAGCGGTTCGTAGGCGGGTGCTGGACTACGACGCTCGAATTTCACCGCACACCTAAGTCATAGAAGGGTGATGATCACACTGACAACGACTAGAACAATCATTCCTGCCCAAAATCGATTGATCTTCTGCCACCAGGGTACGGAATAGAGATCTTTTACACTTATTTCTGAAGGCGCGTTGATATCTTGGTAGAGGGTACAGGTCTTGGCGGTAGGACGCTTGGGGAAATTGCAAGTGTCGTCTGCTTCATAGGCACAGGTGTCGCACAAGAACGTCTCGCCTGTAGCCCTGTGAAGTGTTATTCCAGGGTGCCCGTGCGCTTTGAGAACGAGCTGGCAGTGAGGACAGTTGATAGCTGTTGGAGAAACTGTGCGATCGCATCGAGGACAAGTTGCCATAGTCGAAATTGCAGTTTTGCCAGGGTGAGTGGACAGGCGATATGTTTAGGGCAGATGAACCTTTTCCTACCTTGGGAGGCCTTACGGTAAACCGCCCGTCGCCGATAGACATAGTTTGCCAAAATAAAAGCGTACCTGTGTCTTTATTTTTGCCTTGGGAGATTACTTATGGATAGCTCTAATCTACTCAGACAGCTTTTGATGTTTGGCATTGGCACCACTTCGTTAGTGGCTGAACGGGTGAAGCAGATGAGCGAAGAGCTAGTCCGCGACGGCAAGCTAGATCCAGATCAGGCCAAGGGATTTGTCGATGACTTTATGACTCAATTCAATATTGATCAAGGCGCGCTAGAGAAGCAAATGCAAAGACAAGTGCGCAATATCATGCAAGATTTAGGTGTGCCCCGGCAGTCAGAGATGGACGAACTGCGTGGCAGACTTGATCGGTTAGAGCGGCAGATTCGAGACTTGGAAAACAAGCAGTGGCGATAAAAGGGATGTTAATAGCGAGCGTGATAGGCAAGGGGTAAAACGATAGCTGTTCATCTCTATCATATTTTTCTTAACCGCTATGATCGTTGCTGAGTAGTAGACTGCCAGTAGTAAACTTTCTAGCTTTTTGGATCAAGAAGAGCCTACCTATATTGAAATTATGCGAGAAATATTAATTAGCTTTGGCGTGGTAGTGGCTTGCTGCGCGGTACTGCTGGTCGCTCAATTTACCGGTGGTGATGGTGAGAGAGCAGTAGCAGATAGCGTTTCTAGTACGCCTGCGGGTGTAGAGCAATCAGAGACCTTAGTTGCTCAAAGTGCGAGCGATTTGTTAGAAAACGATACCCCAGAGGATGCGATGGCTGAAGATGCAATGGTGCCAGATGAAGAGGTAGTTACGACGGATTCTGGTTTGCAGTACGTAGTGATTGCCGAGGGTGATGGCGCGTCGCCACAGCCAGGCAATCGGGTGTTTGTCCATTATGTCGGTACGCTAGAAGACGGGACTAAGTTCGATAGTTCGCGCGATCGCGGCAAGCCGTTCAATTTCACTATTGGTCGCGGCCAGGTGATTAAAGGCTGGGATGAGGGCGTTGCTATGATGCAAGTCGGCGATAGACGTAAGCTGATTATTCCCCCTGATCTGGGCTATGGCGCTCGTGGTGCGGGGGGTGTGATTCCGCCAAACGCCACCTTAATCTTCGACGTAGAGCTGCTGAGGATCGGCAGCTAAATCAAGACTAGCTGCTACAGCTTTAGCAAAGAACATATATGAAACCCCTGAGCGTGCCAGATAAAGCTTTTGGCCTCAGGGGTTTTTGGTCCATTGAGCTATAGACATGTGATCTATAGACAAGTGCAGCGTTGGTTAAACCTCTAAACGATAGGAGAGTGATGACCACCGTGACTATCAAGCGGCGGCGCAGTTGGTGAAACCAGAGGATTCGTTTCTCCA
It includes:
- the prfC gene encoding peptide chain release factor 3; translated protein: MTSTLVSKSEIAEAVEQRRNFAIISHPDAGKTTLTEKLLLYGGAIHEAGSVKARRAQRHAVSDWMALEQQRGISITSTVLQFSYDDYWINLLDTPGHQDFSEDTYRTLAAADNAVMLEDAAKGLEPQTRKLFEVCRMRDMPIFTFFNKLDRPGREPLELLDEIEQELGLTTYAVNWPIGMGDQFKGVFDRRKKQVHLFERTAHGSKEAKELVLDWGNPKIKALVGDELFEQFSEELEMLDEIGPKLDLEMVHAGQMTPVFFGSAMTNFGVELFLEAFLDYALEPGVHESTIGPVPPTKEEFSGFIFKLQANMDPRHRDRVAFIRVCSGKFEKDMVVNHARTGKNVRLSHPQKLFGQGRESLETAYPGDVIGLNNPGVFAIGDTIYQGEPLEYEGIPFFSPEMFAYLKNPNPSKFKQFRKGVSELREEGAVQIMYSADESRRDPILAAVGQLQFEVVQFRLKNEYNVETRLEPIGYSVARWVTGGWPALEKAGRIFNTATVKDSYGRPVLLFKNEWNCRQVESDHPDLKLSNTAPVVSGMQPEDI
- the aqpZ gene encoding aquaporin Z — protein: MKKCMAEAVGTFWLVLGGCGSAVLAATFVGGEIAPNVAFPLGLGFVGVSLAFGLTVLTMAYAIGHISGCHLNPAVSFGLWAGGRFPSSELLPYIISQVIGAIVGAGMVYLIASGQPDFGGGSLAANGYGELSPGSFSLFSCFLTEVVMTFMFLIVILGSTDGRAPKGFAPISIGLALTLIHLISIPVTNTSVNPARSLGPALFSGAEYLAQVWLFWVAPILGALLAGWFYNGVLAAGYEPDITGGVPSEQPVVTTSRPRQ
- a CDS encoding DUF6714 family protein codes for the protein MDYIAIAHDLFSATARPKHFTNYQHCCECAEHDALLQSRDRESLTHEDLPPGWDAICFVTDAGFHYYFPSLVRLAIEGRADSYYLDQFLFHLTYEGYRNRRWQSFSVEQRRFVLRLLEHLLETRAEEIEQNQDADALLLAIEIWSNMGIEKSI
- a CDS encoding phasin family protein, with the protein product MDSSNLLRQLLMFGIGTTSLVAERVKQMSEELVRDGKLDPDQAKGFVDDFMTQFNIDQGALEKQMQRQVRNIMQDLGVPRQSEMDELRGRLDRLERQIRDLENKQWR
- a CDS encoding FKBP-type peptidyl-prolyl cis-trans isomerase; this encodes MREILISFGVVVACCAVLLVAQFTGGDGERAVADSVSSTPAGVEQSETLVAQSASDLLENDTPEDAMAEDAMVPDEEVVTTDSGLQYVVIAEGDGASPQPGNRVFVHYVGTLEDGTKFDSSRDRGKPFNFTIGRGQVIKGWDEGVAMMQVGDRRKLIIPPDLGYGARGAGGVIPPNATLIFDVELLRIGS